Proteins from one Catalinimonas alkaloidigena genomic window:
- a CDS encoding AraC family transcriptional regulator — MASSKINTHSGATFRERYIQPGARLDALLKEAFQRFFVVRVEEMIRMMKLPVPPTRHLNHTFMFLTEGEAIMSIGSETHRIVKGECLVVPAGQVFSFTNVDLNRGYLCNFSDVFLVGRFGKRELVRAFEFLQVWGNPRITLDAPTAQHVRQLFERLLALYAESGVQQPELIQSYVHTVLWEVNRFYRAAAGPEPTQATDLANRFKALLFAQIRTEHRVTAYAEQLHVTPNHLHKAIRKVTGKSPSRWIEETLVLEAKVLLYQTDLFIQEVAAEIGMQDPSYFSRFFKKHAGYTPLAFRKRIESS; from the coding sequence ATGGCCTCCTCTAAAATCAATACCCACAGCGGCGCGACCTTCCGGGAACGGTATATCCAACCGGGGGCGAGGCTGGATGCGCTGCTGAAGGAGGCGTTTCAGCGATTTTTTGTGGTGCGGGTGGAAGAGATGATTCGGATGATGAAGCTGCCTGTGCCGCCGACTCGCCACCTGAACCATACGTTTATGTTTCTGACGGAAGGGGAGGCGATCATGTCGATCGGGAGCGAGACGCACCGGATTGTAAAGGGCGAGTGTTTGGTGGTGCCCGCCGGACAAGTGTTTTCTTTCACGAATGTGGACCTCAACCGGGGCTACCTATGTAATTTCTCTGATGTGTTTCTGGTGGGCAGGTTCGGGAAACGGGAATTGGTGCGCGCGTTTGAGTTTCTGCAGGTCTGGGGCAACCCGCGGATCACGCTGGACGCGCCTACGGCGCAGCACGTTCGCCAGCTTTTTGAGCGCTTACTGGCTTTGTATGCCGAATCGGGCGTGCAGCAGCCGGAACTGATCCAGTCGTACGTGCACACCGTGTTGTGGGAAGTGAACCGCTTTTACCGCGCCGCCGCCGGACCGGAGCCGACCCAAGCAACGGACTTGGCGAACCGCTTCAAAGCCCTGTTGTTTGCCCAGATCCGCACGGAACATCGGGTAACCGCCTACGCCGAACAGTTACACGTGACGCCCAATCACCTCCACAAAGCAATTCGTAAGGTGACGGGCAAGTCGCCCTCGCGGTGGATCGAGGAGACGCTAGTGCTGGAAGCGAAGGTGCTGCTCTACCAGACCGACCTTTTCATCCAGGAAGTCGCGGCCGAAATCGGGATGCAGGACCCGTCGTACTTCAGCCGCTTTTTCAAAAAACACGCCGGCTACACACCCCTCGCCTTTCGGAAAAGGATAGAATCGTCCTAG
- a CDS encoding DUF6010 family protein, whose amino-acid sequence MHPVPEFTLLNALAAIGIAFLYISLSSLLREPTRQQFNAIVIAGAGAAYLSNGLGYWEFLFCAILTWVAYRGLTSYRFIGLGWLLHTGWDLVHHVYAEPIVPFSPASSAGCAVCDTILAIWFWCGAPLVGEWIGRKKVINANT is encoded by the coding sequence ATGCATCCCGTTCCTGAGTTTACCTTGCTGAATGCGCTGGCCGCCATAGGCATCGCTTTTCTGTACATCTCACTTTCATCACTCCTCCGCGAGCCGACCCGACAACAGTTCAACGCCATCGTGATCGCCGGGGCCGGAGCGGCGTACCTGAGCAATGGGCTAGGCTATTGGGAATTCCTGTTTTGTGCTATCCTGACCTGGGTGGCCTACCGGGGGCTGACAAGCTACCGCTTCATCGGCCTCGGCTGGTTACTGCATACGGGCTGGGACCTTGTGCATCATGTCTATGCCGAGCCCATCGTGCCGTTCAGTCCCGCTTCGTCGGCGGGGTGTGCGGTGTGCGACACGATCCTGGCGATCTGGTTCTGGTGCGGAGCGCCTTTGGTAGGAGAATGGATTGGTCGGAAGAAAGTCATTAACGCAAATACCTGA
- a CDS encoding ATP-binding protein, which yields MQEPFLTYFNWSTGKDSALALYKLLQDNRYRVGHLLTSLNAYHDRVTMHGLRRELWRQQVEALGLPYSTLELPEMPDMATYEAQVQARVEALKAEGFHHTAFGDIFLEDLRTYREEKLAPLGIQAHFPLWKQDSRHLMNEFLSLGFKAVVVCTKAACLDASFVGRVIDDAFLRDLPADVDPCGENGEFHTFCFDGPIFSRPIPFTLGECIYREYPAPNTDGKGMGFWFVDLLPV from the coding sequence ATGCAAGAACCCTTTCTGACGTATTTCAACTGGAGCACCGGCAAAGATTCGGCGCTGGCGCTGTACAAACTCTTACAAGATAACCGCTATCGGGTGGGGCATCTGCTGACCTCGCTCAACGCGTACCACGACCGCGTGACCATGCACGGCCTGCGGCGGGAACTCTGGCGGCAACAGGTCGAAGCGCTGGGACTTCCGTACAGCACCCTCGAATTGCCGGAGATGCCCGACATGGCGACCTACGAAGCCCAGGTGCAGGCACGTGTCGAAGCCCTGAAAGCGGAGGGTTTTCACCACACGGCCTTCGGCGATATTTTTCTGGAAGATCTGCGGACCTACCGGGAAGAGAAACTCGCTCCTTTGGGCATTCAGGCGCACTTTCCCCTTTGGAAACAGGACTCGCGGCACCTGATGAACGAGTTTCTGTCGCTGGGCTTCAAAGCCGTCGTGGTCTGCACCAAAGCCGCCTGCCTCGACGCGTCGTTTGTCGGGCGGGTGATCGACGATGCATTTTTGCGCGATCTGCCCGCGGACGTGGACCCCTGCGGCGAGAACGGCGAATTTCACACCTTCTGCTTCGACGGCCCGATTTTCTCCCGACCCATTCCGTTCACCCTCGGCGAGTGCATCTACCGCGAATACCCCGCACCCAACACCGACGGAAAGGGGATGGGCTTCTGGTTTGTCGACCTGCTGCCGGTGTAG
- a CDS encoding amidohydrolase family protein translates to MLRSVIKPLDSLRQLLTGFLTTLPPYRVAPGCVLLLLLLRCGPSTPPQEDAAALILADVTLIDGTGNAPQPHVDLVIAADTIQAIRPHATSEDATDKAVRDMAGKTVMPLLLNTHAHVGALKGYSTDKSQYTEANILRQLKKYEAYGMGSVVSLGTDRPIVFPLRDSSQAGQLPGATLYTAGYGIVFKGAPTPSEQVFQVATPEEATRAVQELAPLHPDLVKIWVDDFLGTSPKMSPAIYRAVIDEAHRQGLRVASHLYYLEDAKGLVDAGVDIIAHSIRDQEVDDVLIQQMKSQGVYYIPTLALDAYQVAYAQTPDWFDDPFFQASLEPGVLDTLTSAAYQQKVRTDPALATKQAAFETALRNVKKLYEAGVTIALGTDSGAQPIRTQGFSEHLELQLLQQAGIPPLAVMKIATQNGAELLGETKTGTLAPGQKANFLVLSQNPADDIRHTQTILSVCKEGQEVSQGNPAEQITSGKE, encoded by the coding sequence ATGCTCCGCTCTGTTATAAAACCTCTTGATTCGCTTCGCCAACTCCTGACTGGTTTCCTGACGACACTCCCCCCGTACCGCGTTGCGCCCGGTTGTGTACTGCTCTTGCTGCTGCTACGCTGCGGCCCTTCGACACCGCCTCAGGAAGATGCAGCAGCCCTTATCCTAGCGGATGTGACGCTCATCGACGGTACCGGAAACGCACCGCAGCCGCACGTCGATCTGGTAATCGCAGCCGACACGATCCAGGCCATTCGGCCCCATGCTACGTCGGAGGATGCCACGGATAAAGCAGTACGCGACATGGCGGGCAAAACGGTGATGCCACTCCTGCTCAACACGCACGCGCACGTGGGGGCGCTGAAAGGCTACTCGACCGACAAAAGCCAGTACACGGAAGCGAACATCCTGCGGCAACTGAAAAAGTACGAGGCCTACGGCATGGGCTCGGTCGTATCGCTGGGCACCGACCGACCGATCGTGTTCCCCCTCCGTGATTCTTCGCAAGCGGGACAGCTTCCCGGGGCCACGCTCTACACGGCGGGCTACGGCATCGTATTTAAAGGAGCGCCCACCCCCTCGGAACAGGTTTTTCAGGTCGCCACACCCGAAGAAGCCACGCGGGCCGTACAGGAGCTAGCGCCCTTGCACCCCGACCTCGTCAAAATCTGGGTCGACGACTTTCTGGGTACCTCGCCCAAAATGTCCCCGGCCATCTACCGGGCCGTGATCGACGAAGCGCACCGGCAGGGGCTGCGGGTGGCCTCACACCTTTATTACCTGGAAGATGCTAAAGGGCTGGTCGACGCCGGAGTGGATATCATCGCACACAGCATTCGCGACCAGGAGGTGGACGACGTGCTGATCCAACAGATGAAGTCTCAGGGCGTTTACTACATTCCTACGCTGGCGCTCGATGCGTATCAAGTCGCCTACGCGCAGACCCCGGACTGGTTCGACGATCCGTTTTTTCAGGCGTCGCTGGAGCCCGGGGTGCTCGACACGCTCACCAGCGCCGCTTACCAGCAGAAAGTCCGCACCGATCCTGCCCTCGCTACCAAACAGGCCGCCTTCGAAACGGCCCTGCGCAACGTGAAGAAACTCTACGAGGCGGGTGTCACCATTGCGCTGGGCACTGACTCGGGCGCGCAACCCATCCGCACCCAGGGATTCTCCGAACACCTGGAACTGCAATTGCTGCAACAAGCAGGCATCCCGCCGCTGGCGGTGATGAAGATCGCCACACAAAACGGCGCGGAATTGCTGGGCGAAACAAAAACGGGAACATTGGCCCCCGGTCAGAAAGCCAACTTCCTCGTGCTGTCGCAAAACCCGGCCGACGACATCCGCCACACTCAAACCATTCTGTCGGTCTGCAAAGAAGGTCAGGAAGTAAGCCAAGGCAACCCGGCAGAACAGATCACTTCTGGCAAAGAATAA